CTTCTTTCCAAGGGGGCACAGCAGGTCATAGAAGACTTGGGACTGGTGCATGTCCTGGAAGGTTCTGGGTGTCAAATCTTCTTTTACTTTCATAGGGTGTCTCGAGAACTTTTGGTCTGCAGCACCAGCTTGCTGAGCTGTTTTCAGGCAGTCACAGTCAGCCCCAGGCACAGAATGTGGATAGGACTCAGACACTGGGTTTATAGGCATGTTGGCTGCTCCTGCTTCTTCTGCTGGACTTTCAATCTTGTCATCGGCACCATCTCTCCTCTTGAGGTAAAAGTCTTTGGGAATAACACTAGTGATTCCTCAATGGGGAATGGCATTGCTTGCCAGTATGTGGTTGCTGTGTCTGGATTGTGTGCAATCCCATTAGCCATTCTGGGTGCCCTGCTGATGACACTTATGGTGGCAGCCAGCATGCATATGATATGCCTCCTGCACAGACACCACCAGAGGGTCCAACATGTTCTAAGTTGCAGCCTCACCCACAGGACCTCCCCAGAGATGAAGGCCACTCACAGCATCTTACTCTTGGTGGCTGGTTTTATCCCCTTTTACTTTCTCAATTCAATCTACATATTTTACAGCAAAAGTTCATTTAGCTCCTACCTATGGCTGCAACACTCCCTGAAGTTTTTTGCAACATGTTTTCCCTCCCTGAGTCCCTTGTTACTGATTTTCCAGAATTCCAGGACTCTGAGCTCCTGCTTTTAGGTTCTGGGAGTGTCCAGCCTGCTTGTTGATTCATCATCTGTCACCTCTCACAAGTCTTCCTCCCTCTACAGTCTTGTTGTAAGAACCCACTAGTTCATCTTGTTTGCTCTGGAGTACTTTGTAGGCCTGTTAAGGAGAGACACTCTTAAACCAACACACGAGAGAAAACACCAGGAGTTCTAAACTTATGATACTTAGAGAAACAATAGTTTAGTATCACTTCAATTATtattgtatatgaatgttttacaAATTCTTAATGTTTGAAGCTAGaaagtggtagtgcacacctttagtcccagcactcaggagatagagacatggggatctctgagttcaaggccagcctggtctacataccgagtttcaggaaagccaggcctatacagagaaatcctggtTCAGATAACCAAAAAcccttttttaattgttttagagATGTGTTCACCTAAGAGATTTCAGGCCTTGTGTGGTgatacatgcccttaatcccattACTAAGGAGCCAGAGGTAGGTGTATCTTTGTAAGTTTGATGCCAGCATAGTCTATAGCATACTGATTttcaggatatccagggctataAAATAGTgggactctgtttcaaaaaccaaattaataaataacaaatttcaGTTATGtttcaccttgattttttttctcattctttttcttctcctctggaCTATTCTCATCAAGCCTGCCCCCTTTCATATCTTATTGTGTGTGGTCCACTGAGTTTaataagagttttaaaaaattatctgtgcatgtgtgcatgtgtgtgtgtgtgtgtgtgtgtgtgtgtgtgtgtgtgtgtgtgtgtgtgtgtgctggtggaCACCACAATGATGGGAGCCTTGAAGATGGTGTTGGAAACAGTGGTGAGCTGTCCAACACTGTGAGTGCAAGCAACCCAACTCAGGTTCTGTGCAACATCACTCTtaacctgctgagtcatctctcaaggCAAGATTTTCTTGCCAGAGCATGGGTGAGAGGTAATTTTCTGGAGTAAGGACAATTTACCAATGCTGCTATCACAGTGAAGAAAATGATTCCTTTCTCCAACAACTGCTAATTGCTAagcgtttttgttttgttgagataggtCTCATACTGCCTAGGCTTTCCTTTGACTTACTATGATAATGGAGGACATCTTAAAGACTCTCCACTAGCCTATACCTATAAAATGTTTCACTCTTTGCTAACAGTGCCAAGTGAGGACCAAGATTTCAACTCTTAGACCACTGAGAGTTCATTTcacatttgtctgtttgttttttgtttttttccagacaaggtttccctgagtagccctggctgttctggaactttccctggtaccaggctggcctctaactcagaaattcACATACTtcttctgccttcagagtgcaaGTGTGCAACACTACCAACTGGTTTATATTTACCATTCTAGTAATAATAGATTTCAATTGTATTTTCATTGGAGCAggaaactgaataaaataaataaaagcgtAGAATTTGTGTTTTCCAAGTCAGTTAAAAAAATCTGCATTATGCAATTTCAAGCTGTGTGGTTTTAGAAAGTCTAACTACCTTGCATCAGTATTTTTTCTTATCCCAGGATGATAGAAATtaattataacaatatattaAATACTGTGCAGGGGGCCATCAAGATCTCTCAGTGAGTAATGTGCTTGTTTCTGGAATCTGACAACCCGTGTTAACAGGCTGCCTACAGAAAGCAGCAGGATATTTACCAGCTGTACTTCAGCAGGGGTTTAGTATCTGGGATACAAAAAGAACTCCAAAAATCAAACATAAAATCTCAAGTCAGTCTATAGCAGAATTAGATGCCTATCCACATTTCTGACCACAGTATCCACAATTCCCAAACCACGGAATGGGTGTCATAATGAGGAGTTGGCTTCAGATAGATTGTGTGGCTGCACATGTATCCTATTATTTAGCAAAAAAGAACAGTGCTATGGCATTGGCAAGAGCGTGACTGGAATTTAGTATCATCATATTAGGAGAAGTTAAGCCAGAGTCAGCAAGACAAGGATGACATTTCCTCTCCTACATAGCATACAGAAAAGAAGAGATACAATTAGATGAGggattaaaaaaagatttgtttatttctgtatatttggATAGTTTGTCTGCAAATATCCaaatgcaccatgtgcatgcaatgtCTGTGGGGGCCAAAAGAAGACATAGCATCCTTTCGAACTACTGACATAAACTGATTGACAGGTActatcagtttaaaaagtcatagAGTCAGGATGGCATGTGAAGGCTTGAAGTACTTGGAACCTTACTGGTCAGGGATTAGTAAACTTGGTAAGAGAATATTTCCAATCACAGACCTTTGCTTGTCATTTCCCGTAATGAGGTATGGTGCTGCTGAAAGATGCTTTGTAAAGCTATCAATAagaagaatctaaattttaatgaTCTGTGCTGCAGGAAAGTCTGAACAACTTTTTTATTCTCCCTGAAGAAAACATTACCAGGGTGTTGTCTTGTGAAGACAGTGAAGTGTCATGTGAAGCATGTGAATGTGAAGAAGAAACACCATGGAGGTGTATCAGATAATTTATAGAGATGGAATCTTGTTTCCTCTGGATTTTGTGATGCTTATAGTGTTAGCAAACTCTCTCCAATGTGTAATTTGTTATGTAATTTTCTCATTAACATTAAACTTCCActtttacataaaacaaatgatTGTGAGCTCTCATGTGTGAGTTCACTGGAAAAATAATGTGTTTACTTAACTGATGAGTTATCTGTCCAGCCATtagatgaaataatttttaaaaattagatttatttatttattttatgtacatgagtgttttgcttccACATGTCTTTGTATGCCATTTACCTTGGAACTGCAATTATGAATGCTTGTGatctctgtgggtgctgagagttgAACCCAGTTCCTTCATAAAAACAAGAAGTTcttgtaaccactgagcaacctctctAGGCCCTAGATGAAGTAAACTTATAGAAGATGGAGATGAAGGGTGAGGTGTAGAAAACAATAGACAACTATGGTTCAGAGTGCACTGCTTCTTCCCTCAGGGTATCCAGGATGATGCAcaccagacaggaaggaagaagcagcGCCTGCAATGGGTGGGATCTGCATTGAGGGGGAGTGGGAGGCCTTCTCTGAGGATTTTTGTGTTATAGAAGTTCTCTTAGAAGATATCCAATGAAACATCTCTCTTAGACAATCTTTttgctaaatttattttatgcatattagtACACTATTGTTCTATTCAGACATACCAAAAGACAacaacagatcccattacagatggttgtgagccaccatttggttgctgagaattgaactcaggacctctggatgatcagtcagtgctcttaacttctgagccatctctccagcccttagacaatctttaatgaaattttaatgaaaCAGCTTGTGTCAGTGCATTTTATTGGGGTATACAAGGGTTACATATGAgagttggagagtgggaaggtgcCCTGGATGTCCTGCAACTCAtgttgtagactaggctggtgttgaactcagaaatccacctgtctctgcctctcaagtgttgggatcaaaggtgtgctccaccacttcCTAGATTCTGGCTTCAGAATCATAATGGGACCCCGTGTCTAGTTGTCTATGAAGTAGGAAAGCCTCTCCATGATGAGGAAAAATTACCTCTGAATAGGTGTGGCATTAGTCCAAGTGGACTGGACACATGGACTgaatacaaaaagagaaaatgaagtaaaTGTTCATGCATCCATGGCTCTGTTTCCAGACTGTAGCATGCTAGCTCCTGGTGCCATGATTTTCCCAGCACAATGATCAATAATACCTTCATACtatgagcatatacaaacctttccttaaattactttttttaaaaaaaaaaaattctatattgTCGGGGTCCAGCCTCAACACAGGATTGGAGTtttcaactggaagcagggatatctggaaggcacataataaatatacactgactactttttgggtacaagctgacaggcaatttttcaaggcttaaggtttctctctctctctctctctctctctctctctctctctctctctctttttcactctctgctttctttctctcttgctcataTGCTCACAacttgaggctgcacacactctgaAATCTCCTGAacattctgcttttctcctgtgcaccTTATTTTTCTTGCATCCCCATACTCATATACACCTCTGTGTGTTCCCTCTCACTGTCTCATATACTCTTCTCACATATCTCacatacacctcacacacaccacatgcactctcctttcactcacaaaTACACTCTCCACatacacctcacattctctcttcactcagtTTCACAAGTTCTTCTCATGCTCTCTTACTCGCTCGCTACATGCTCTTTCATTCTCCCTCTCATTTGCTCTCTCACTCAATCTCTCTCACCACATTCACCTCACATACTTCTCcgccttttctttctccatcttttattgatactccaaaagcagacagaaaaatagacattgtataatcattgccaaatcaaattcaaaagaataatcacatcccacaaagaattaagaattacaattgttccccaaagtttcaagcttccctattcccaggcctgtagccaaaataataataattgcaaacttatcattatttaaactttaacttttaacttattatacttcagagctcagagctccaaggtcaactacttgcattttcctgtgaagctctaatgataaatgacatgggcaaagttgccaggcagtggccagaaagaatcaaattaaaCCTTAACTCAATAGTTCCACTAGCTTTCTATGTCTACGCATTGCACACAATGATTCTCCTGaaagtcccagtgttttgacttagtttactagtataagattttatgtattctatacttcctTATCTAGGAACCACTCTTAAACTTAATTAATATCTTCAataaatttttcctttcttacGATCCCTGTGTTGgctctctttcattttctaataatctcttctaactttctttgcaagtcaagcacTAATCTGGAACTACCTTTGtacagttattgcattgtttccaagatgagaaaacacagcatgcacctgggtcATTagcactgtgctgtgctgtgccctgtgcctcattttttaattgtttaagaatcattacatcaaggaacatctagtttcacagaattcaccagagcagaaggagaaagaagtaagaaagtcaaATACAATAGAATAATtgtgcacaccaaggccaactaAAAAATAGTCATACACAAATGAAGTCTATTCAGCTGTTGTCCAGGCTTAGGTTAGAAGAAATGGGAACAGCTGTTTATTACAAAGAGCTGCCATgagctactgagatgtctccatcctagtctactgcaggcagtcccttatttcagatggtggGTACTCTGGAGGGATGCATCTCTTGCTACTCAGGGTCACAGACACCATCCTCTTTACAAGGAGCTGCTGCAGGTTTCTGAAATGTCTTTATCCTGGCCTACTGCAGGCACTCCTTGTATGtattgtatgctgtccccagcacagtattttatttacttacatttcaggtgccatcTTCCTTCCATATTCCCTGCTTTATTCCCTTATCCCATTCTTCCTTtgtactgtttaaattacatgtaagcattaaggtcagttctagattgaggaagtagcaatacaatagatgcatatagtcaaggaacaagcaagacaataaactaagatagtcaaagaacacacaagacaataaacagagtcccgtgatcactcccatgatcactatctctaagggcttatcaggatgaacaaaatatctgagcctacttccctgtcctagcccaaagtcattttcatgcttgaagcctacttcattgttctagcttaagatttagatttctgcctataattacttctttgttctagcctaagatttagattcctgcctgaaatgtcttctttgttctagcctaggatttagatttctgcctgaaattacttctttgttccagcctaatgtcagatttctgcctgcaatccttttccttgtctttggcttatgtcagatttcttccaagcagccccaaaagctcttcacatctcctcctttttattgcataaaccagactaaGTCTgttttaggttgttctgacaagaaagccttccttacctgtcatggaatatgcattattataaGCAaggcacttatgtcttaggttggtaaggctctgtgcagaatcttacccatgtCAAGTCATGTGCTTTGTTGcgaacctgttgatgtagttagagacaagcttcaacatgatgggcaggaataaaagtattttcaggacaagaagggctagcatgatcaagctatatatgccattcctgaggtttgaccaaaatgaaaatactgagctcaggctaAGAATAATTTTGTTGGTATTATCTGCAGCACCAAAgctcaacagaacagcattctttttttcacagtttaatatttatttttttaaaaaaaaatacatttcagattttattccctcaccccattccccccaccactcaggaaccccctatcccatccccacttctgcctccacaagggtgtgtccccacctaccccctccccctccccaccctcaaattccttcccaatcggtgttcagccttcatgggaccaggaatctcctctcccacccatgcctgagaaggccatcctcccctaagtatacagctgaagtcatggatgcctccctttgtgctcccaggctggtggtttagaccatggagagctctggttggcttCCACTGTTGTTCTCCTCtgggggccaccaaccctttctgctccttcagtcttctctctaacttctccattgggaacccttgatcagatcaatgggtagcttcgagcatctgcctctggatatgtcagactctggcagacctctgaggagacagctacatcaggctcctgtcagcatgcacttcctgacatccatatcggcgtctatcttggagactgcacatgggacagatatcaaggtagagtggtctcccgaaggcccctccttgactttcatTCCCACACTTTGTtgccttatttgctcccttgagcattctgtcactccttccaagaaggactgaggcatccacacttggtcttccttcttcatgagcttcatgtggtcagttagttgaatcttggctatttcaagcttttgggctaatatccacacatcagtgagtaaataccatgtgtgttcttttgtgattgggttatctcactcaggatgatattttctagttccatacacttacctaagaatttctcgaattcattatttttaatagtggagtagtactccattgtgtaaatgtaccacattttttgtatccattcctctgttgagggacatctgggttctttccagcttctggctattataaataaggctgctatgaacacagtgaagcatatgtccttgttatatgttgcagcatcttctgggtatatgcccaggagagatatagctgggtcctcaggtagtgctatgtccaattttctgaggaactgccagacttatttccagagtggttgtaccagcttgcattctcaccaacaatggaggagtgttcctctttctccacatccttgcctgcATCTAgcatcacctgaattttttatcttagccattgtgactggtgtgaggtggtatttcagggttgttttgatttgcatttccctgatgactaaggatgttgagcatttcttaaggtgcttctcagccattcgtgtttcctcagttgagaattctttctttagctctgtaccccatttttaatagggttatttggttgtctggagtctaatttcttgaattctttgtatatattggatattagccctctatcggatttaggattggtaatgatcttttcccaatctgttggttgttgttttgtcttattgacattgtcttttgccttacagaagctttgcaattttatgaggtcccatttgtcaattcttgatcttagagcataagccattggtgttctattcaggaactttccctctgtgcctaggtattcaagggtcttccccaccttctcttctattagtttcagtgtatctggctttatgtcaaggtcctttatccacttggacttgagctttgtacaaggggattagaatggattgatttgcattcttctacatgctgacctccagttgagccagcaccatttgttgaaaatgctgtcatttttccactagatggttttagctcttttgtcaaagatcaagtgaccataggtgtgtgggttcttttctggatcttcaattctattccattgatcttcctgcctgtctctgtaccgataccatgcagattttatcactacacagagcagcattctttaaattcataatctgataccatgcagattttatcactacacagagcagcattctttaaattcataatctcactatgcaaagtcaAAACACCCAGAGATgtttaggattatgccaaataccctacaagtgtctttaaacttttttctaattacaaTGACAatcattacaaattttaaaagtaataccACTCCAATGATAGTtttcatgacacttgagatggctcctaactcttgaaccctgaacctcctttagATAATGTGAATAGGTTATaaagcatcaatctgttgttacAAACACTTATATGAATTCTTTTGTaaactcaatacattagtaaaatttgtttgctagatggttaacaaaaatagctgtcttaactccttttgtcaatgctattgcagaagcagtggtgctagcaattaatgaaactaaagctgttataccagcagtaatcacgcctgctatcctcttgcttctgcttatgcctaactcacttcttccagcactttcaagcttttttcagagaatcaaggttttctaatactcagggcagtaaaacaaaagctggttgataaacccccataacagacatgcaagttttcaacacactaacacaattatgTTATTTAtgcagtcaatgcaacttacaataaatactgtagaagagacaaaaacaattttaacttgacaattaaagggGCCTTAAAACATGtgctaacccttgtttgaaatctagatcctgtcccaactttatctcttgctatcatagagaactgcagctaacttccaaatatgtctctgaaa
This genomic stretch from Arvicanthis niloticus isolate mArvNil1 chromosome 30, mArvNil1.pat.X, whole genome shotgun sequence harbors:
- the LOC143440627 gene encoding vomeronasal type-1 receptor 1-like, whose translation is MMQITVDDMVLKAVFLLQIGTGLLANTYLLFMHSFVLLTGHRLKPTELFLSNLALANLLVLLSKGAQQVIEDLGLVHVLEGSGCQIFFYFHRVSRELLVCSTSLLSCFQAVTVSPRHRMWIGLRHWVYRHVGCSCFFCWTFNLVIGTISPLEVKVFGNNTSDSSMGNGIACQYVVAVSGLCAIPLAILGALLMTLMVAASMHMICLLHRHHQRVQHVLSCSLTHRTSPEMKATHSILLLVAGFIPFYFLNSIYIFYSKSSFSSYLWLQHSLKFFATCFPSLSPLLLIFQNSRTLSSCF